A stretch of the Lactuca sativa cultivar Salinas chromosome 9, Lsat_Salinas_v11, whole genome shotgun sequence genome encodes the following:
- the LOC111881189 gene encoding glutathione reductase, chloroplastic, giving the protein MATSLSTPKLSTTLSSSTLQTLLYRHKFSTLNRSPFIICPQSSSSSCYSSSFNLSKKALSFLSDHRGNAILKSRRFATRAESTNGAEPRHYDFDLFTIGAGSGGVRASRFAANFGASVAVCELPFATISSDTTGGVGGTCVLRGCVPKKLLVYASKYSHEFEESLGFGWSYGSEPTHDWSTLMANKNAELQRLTGIYKNILNNAGVKLIEGRGKIVDPHTVDVDGKLYTARNILVSVGGRPFIPDIPGREYVIDSDAALDLPSKPTKIAIVGGGYIALEFAGIFNGLQSEVHVFIRQKQVLRGFDEEIRDFLAEQMSLKGIEFHTEESPQAVMKAADGTFSLKTNKGTTEGFSHVMFATGRKPNTRNLGLESVGVKLDKNGAIEVDEYSRTSVPSIWAVGDVTDRMNLTPVALMEGGALAKTLFADEPTKPDFRAVPSAVFSQPPIGQVGLSEQQAIEAYGDIDVYTANFRPLKATLSGLPDRVFMKLIVSANTDQVIGLHMCGEDSAEVVQGFAVAIKAGLTKAQFDATVGVHPTSAEEFVTMRTPTRKIRTPPPAGKTDSESKAAAGV; this is encoded by the exons ATGGCGACATCCCTGAGCACACCAAAGCTCAGCACGACTCTGTCTTCTTCAACCCTTCAAACCCTCCTATATAGACACAAGTTCTCAACCCTGAATCGTTCTCCTTTCATTATTTGTCCGCAATCATCATCATCTTCCTGCTATTCATCTAGTTTCAATCTCTCGAAAAAGGCCCTAAGTTTTCTCTCTGACCATCGGGGGAATGCCATACTCAAGTCTCGTCGATTCGCCACCAGAGCGGAATCGACTAACGGCGCCGAGCCACGTCACTATGACTTCGACTTGTTTACTATAGGTGCCGGGAGTGGTGGCGTTAGGGCTTCTCGTTTTGCTGCGAATTTTGGTGCTTCAGTTGCTGTTTGCGAGCTTCCGTTTGCTACCATATCTTCCGATACCACTGGAGGGGTAGGCGGAAC GTGTGTGCTTCGTGGATGTGTACCAAAGAAATTGCTTGTGTATGCATCTAAATATTCACATGAATTTGAGGAGAGCCTTGGTTTTGGATGGTCATATGGCTCTGAACCTACACATGATTGGAGCACCTTAATGGCTAATAAGAATGCTGAATTGCAGCGTCTTACTGGTATCTACAAGAACATTCTAAACAACGCGGGTGTCAAACTGATTGAAGGACGAGGAAAG ATTGTGGACCCACACACGGTGGATGTTGATGGGAAACTTTACACTGCAAGAAACATTTTAGTTTCAGTTGGAGGTCGCCCATTCATTCCAGATATTCCTGGAAGAGAGTATGTGATAGATTCAGATGCTGCTCTTGATTTGCCTTCAAAGCCTACAAAAATTGCAATTGTTGGTGGTGGTTACATTGCCCTTGAGTTTGCTGGCATCTTCAATGGATTGCAAAGTGAGGTGCATGTGTTTATTCGTCAAAAGCAGGTTTTACGTGGGTTTGATGAGGAG ATCAGAGACTTTCTTGCAGAGCAGATGTCATTAAAGGGAATTGAGTTCCATACAGAGGAGTCGCCACAGGCTGTGATGAAAGCTGCAGATGGAACATTTTCTTTGAAGACAAATAAAGGAACAACTGAGGGCTTCTCACATGTTATGTTTGCCACAGGGCGCAAGCCCAACACAAGG AATTTGGGATTGGAGTCGGTGGGTGTGAAACTGGACAAGAATGGAGCAATAGAG GTGGATGAATACTCTCGCACATCAGTTCCATCGATTTGGGCAGTTGGAGACGTTACGGATAGAATGAATCTGACTCCGGTTGCTTTAATGGAAGGAGGGGCGTTAGCCAAAACCCTTTTTGCAGATGAGCCTACAAAACCAGATTTTAGGGCTGTTCCTTCTGCAGTCTTCTCCCAGCCACCAATCGGCCAAGTTGGTCTTAGTGAGCAACAG GCAATAGAAGCATATGGTGATATCGATGTGTATACAGCAAATTTCAGGCCCTTAAAAGCTACTCTATCCGGCCTCCCCGATAGAGTCTTTATGAAACTTATAGTCTCTGCCAACACCGACCAAGTCATCGGCTTACACATGTGCGGTGAAGATTCAGCAGAAGTTGTTCAG GGATTTGCTGTTGCTATCAAAGCTGGGTTGACCAAGGCGCAGTTTGATGCGACAGTGGGTGTTCACCCCACATCCGCAGAAGAATTCGTCACCATGAGGACACCTACTAGGAAAATTCGCACCCCTCCACCTGCA GGTAAGACGGATTCCGAGTCTAAAGCTGCAGCAGGAGTTTAG